The Thunnus thynnus chromosome 24, fThuThy2.1, whole genome shotgun sequence genome window below encodes:
- the mylz3 gene encoding myosin, light polypeptide 3, skeletal muscle, producing MAEAEAAAPAPAPEPAPAAAGGAEFSADQIEDFKEAFGLFDRVGDNQVAFNQVADIMRALGQNPTNKDVHKILGNPTADDMANKRLNFDTFLPMLKQVDTFQKGTYDDYVEGLRVFDKEGNGTVMGAELRIVLSTLGEKMSEPEIDALMTGQEDENGSVHYEAFVKHIMSV from the exons ATG GCCGAAGCCGAGGCTGCAGCTCCCGCTCCAGCACCAGAACCAGCACCCGCTGCTGCCGGTGGAGCCGAATTCTCAGCTGACCAGATTGAGG ACTTCAAGGAGGCTTTCGGTCTCTTTGACAGAGTTGGTGACAACCAGGTGGCCTTCAACCAGGTCGCTGACATCATGCGCGCTCTGGGCCAGAACCCCACCAACAAGGACGTCCACAAGATCCTGGGCAACCCAACCGCCGACG aCATGGCCAACAAGAGGCTCAACTTCGACACTTTCCTGCCTATGCTGAAGCAGGTTGACACTTTCCAGAAGGGTACCTACGATGACTACGTTGAGGGTCTGCGTGTCTTTGACAAGGAGGGCAACGGCACAGTCATGGGCGCTGAGCTGCGTATCGTGCTGTCCACCCTGG GAGAGAAGATGAGCGAGCCTGAGATTGATGCCCTTATGACTGGTCAGGAGGACGAGAACGGCAGTGTGCACTATGAGG CTTTCGTCAAGCACATCATGTCCGTGTAA